The genomic stretch ATGGCTAGCTGGCATGAGATCGAAAAGGACGCACCCGCTTTCGCCGCCCGGGTGAAAGCTCTCTTCGACGCGGGCACCAACAAGACGATCGCCACCCTGCGGCGTGACGGGTCACCCCGCATCAGCGCTACCGAGGCCACGTTCTCCGACGGGGAGCTGACCTTCGGTTCGATGGCCGGTTCGATGAAGCTGCGCGACATCCGCCGTGACCCGCGGCTGGCCATGCACGCGCCCACTCTCGAGCCGCCGGCCGACAACCCTGAGTCGGGGCCGGGCGATGCCAAACTCGCCGGGGTCGCCGTCGAGATCGAGCCGCCACCCGACTGGCCGCACGGCGAGGCGGGCCTGTTCCGCATCGACATCCACGAGGTGGTCCTGACCTACGTGGGCGTTCCCGCCGACCACCTGGTCATCGAGTCATGGCATACGGGCCGCGGCCACACCCGCCGGACCCGCGTCTGACCGTGCTGCCGCCGAGCCCGGTTCAGCTCATTCGTTCACGGGCGGGTGAGCTGCACGCGGTCGGCGGGGTGGACCGTTTCGGCGCCGTCGACGCCGGTCACCACGAGGACGGGGACGCCCTCGCCGAGGCGGTATTTGCGGCGCTCGGCATCGGTGGGCATGCGGGCGCCGGCGCGTTCGCCCCGGGCCAGCGTGATGAGCTGCGTCGGCTCGGGCACCCGGACGAAGGTGCCGCGCGGCCGGTCGACGGTCACCAGGCCTTCGGTGCGAAGCTGCCCGATCGCCTGCCGGACGGTGGTGCGGCTGATGCCGTATTCCTGCGCGAGGCGCAGTTCGCTGGGCAGCGGCTCCCCGGGCCCCAGCTCGCCCGACTCGATCTGATTGCGGAGCAGGTCAGCCAACTGGCGAAAGACCGCACGGTCCGCGGAGGGATCGATCATGCATCTCAGTCTACGTGACCACGATGCTCCATCGGATTGTACGTACGAAGCCATGTAGGTATGATAGTCCTGCCGCACTGAGAAGGCTGAGACTTGATCGGGCGGCAGGGCGGGCGGCGGTAAAGCCGCGAAACGAGGTGCGTCAGCACCCACGGGACGGCCCCAGCCGTCGCCCGTTCTTCCGCTCCTCTGGGGAGCCCGTCACCGCGCCGGCCGCGCGGCCCACGCCCACAAAGCGCGCGAGCGCCACAACCAGCCCGAGCCTGCACCGCACAATCGCCTCGCGCCTCGCGCCTCGCGCCTCGCGCCTCGCGCCTCGCGCCTCGCGCCTCGCGCCTCGCGCCTCGCGCCTCGCGCCTCGCGCCTCGCGCCTCGCGCCTCGCGCCTCGCGCCTCGCGCCCCGCGCCCCGCGCCCCGCGCCCGCGCCCCGCGCCCCGCGCCCCGCGCCCCGCGCCCCGCGCCCCGCGCCCCGCGCCCCGCGCCCCGCGCCCCGCGCCCCGCGCCCCGCGCCCCGCGCCCCGCGCCCCGCGCCCCGCGCCCCGCGCCCCGCGCCCCGCGCCCCGCGCCCCGCGCCCCGCGGCAGCCGGGAGGGTTTGCTTCGCCGTTGTATTTGCCTATTCGCCTGGCCCGTCGCTGAGGACGGGATACGCCAGCCACCGCGCGGCCCCCTGTCCCAGCGCCGCGCGGTGGTTGCCGGCCCGCTAAGCGGCGACCGCTTCCTGATGGTCCGTCCCCGACTCGCCGTGGCGTTCCCCGCGGTTGGGATCATCCGGAACAATCGCCGCCTTACGCGCCCAGCCGATGAAGCGTTCGAAGAGATCCGCAGGCATCGGATGCCCGGTGGCGATCAGATCACCGAGCGCGTCATACATCTGAGCCGACAGGTACACCGTCAGGACAGACGAAAACCGGCCGTGCTCCTCAAGCAACAATTTCCGGGCGGCTGCACACGGCCACGGCGCCCCGCAGACCATGCAGTCCCACCCGGGTCGAGCATTCAGATGCCGTGGCGGCGACGGCCCCTCGGTTTGTGCCTTCACGGGCGCCGCGGAGGCCTTCGTGACTCGCCCAGAGTCCCGTGCCTCCGCGAATCTTGCTGCTGGTCGTGCCCGCGTGGGCGGGCCAGGATCGTCGGTGTCGTTGGGCCCGTCGCCTTGCGGGTCGGGCGATGCGGGCGTGTCCGGCGGTCGTCCGTTCGTGGTCATGATGGTTCCCCCAAGTGCCCTACGAGCGATCGGCGCCCGGCCGGCGGCCGACCGCGGAAGGTCAGCCCGGTCGCCGTTCGCGTGGCTGGGTGACCCGGCCGCCGTCGGCAGACACGGGCCGGCGGCGGCCGCCCCCGTTCATGGGTTGGCCTCTCGGATGTGCGCCCGAGCGGCTCGAGGTCGTCGTGCCTGAGCGGCTCGGGGTTGTCGCGCCCGGGCGGCTCGGGGTCGTCGTGCCTGAGCGGCTCGAGGTTGTCGCGCCCGGGCGGCTCGGGGTTGTCGTGCCTGAGCGGCTCGGGGTTGTCGCGCCCGGGCGGCTCGGGGTTGTCGTGCCTGAGCGGCTCGGGGTTGTCGCGCCCGGGCGGCTCGGGGTTGTCGTGCCTGAGCGGCTCGGGGTTGTCGCGCCCGGGCGGCTCGGGGTTGTCGTGCCTGAGCGGCTCGGGGTTGTCGCGCCCGGGCGGCTCGGGGTTGTCGTGCCTGAGCGGCTCGGGGTTGTCGCGCCTGGGCAACTCGCTGATGCCATGGCCGAGCGGCCTGCGAATCCCCTGAGCGAGTGGTTCGCGGTTGCTGTGGCCGAACGGCGCGAAGCTGTCGCGGCCGGTTGCCGCGAGGGCTCGTGGCCGCTGCTGCCCGGCGGCTTCTGGGGTCTCCGCGCTGGAGAGTGGGGGCCGCCGGGCGAGCAGCGTGACAGAGCGGTGGGATCGCTCTCTGTCATGCCCGGTCTCGTGTTTTCTGCGTGGCTGTACCTCCTTTCCTTCGCGAGGGCTTGTGAGGGCGGGGAAAGGTCTGGCCGCGGTGGAAAGGGGAGCGGCGCCGAGGGGACGAGCGCGTCGACGCACGGAGCGGCCAAGCCGCACCGGCATCGGCGCCAGAGTGACCGCCACGTGCGTCGATGGTTCAGATCGACGGGCACGAGCCGGCTAGTCTGGCGACGCCTAGTCATGGGAACAGTATAGATGACATGCGACTAGCTGTCTCCTAGCAACTTGATGATTGACTAATAGTCTCGCGCCTACGGTCGATCATGTGGCAGCGAAACCGATCCGGCTCATGGGGGCGCACGAGATCCGCATCCGTCTGGGTGGGGTGAGCCGGCAGCGTGCGTATCAGATCACCAGCCGTGCCGACTTCCCCAAGCCCGTCGCCGACCTGGCCCAGGGAAGGTCTGGGCGGCCGACGATGTCGAGGCGTGGATGAAGGTGCACCGCCGCGATCTGGACGACTCCGAGGACTGACCCCGGCCGAGCGCCGGAGGGGCACGACATCGCGGGCGACCGAGTGGCGCCCGCCGTTGTGCTGCCCGGAAACCGCTGGCCCGAAGCGGAGTCATCGGCTTCCCCGGGCCAGGGCCACTCCGGTTCCCCGGCGCTCGACCAGCCCGGTCAGCTCCAACAGGGACAGCCGGCGCAACACGAGCCGCAGTGACAGTCCGGCCCGGACGGCAAGATCCTCGGGCGTGATGGTCCCGCGCCGCGGCACCGATTCCAGGATCAGCGCCGATTCCTCGTCCAGGGCGTCCCGCCGATGCTCCGGCCCTCGCGGCACGACCGCCTGGTACTCCCCGATCCGGCCCACCGTCTCCAGCACGTCGGCCGGCCCGGTGACCAGGGTCGCGTCGGGCCGGGAGCGCAGCAGCTCATGGCAGCCGACCGACATGGCCGAGGTGATCGGCCCCGGCACCACCATCGCGGGCCGTCCCAGGGCCAGCACCCGGCCCATCGTCTGGATCGCGCCGCTGCGAGCAGCCGCCTCGACCAGCACCGTCCCGGCCGTCGCGGCCGCGATCACCCGATTGCGGATCAGGAACCGGTGTTTGAGCGGCTCCGCCCCCGGCGGCCATTCGCTGATCAGCAGCCCGGTCTCCGCGATCTGCTCGAACATGGCCGAGTTGCCCAGCGGGTAGGGCCGGTCAACCCCGCAGGCAAGGACGGCCACCGTACGCCCACCCGCCGCCAGCGCAGCCCGATGAGCCGCCGCGTCGATGCCGAAGGCCCCGCCGGACACCACGGTCCAGCCGTTCTCGGCCAGCCCGTACGCGATCTCGTTGGTCGCGTGAACGCCGTAGCCGGACGCCGCCCGGGCACCCACCACCGCGACCGACCTCTCGAGCGTCTCGCCCAGCGGCCATTCCCCGCGCACCCAGAAGCACAGAGGCGGCCGCACATCCAGGTTGACCCGTTGCGTCCCCTCCAGCGTCAGCACCGCCAGCGACTGCACCCGTTCCGGCCACTCCTCGTCTCCCGGCACGACGATCCGCGCCCCCAGCCGCTCGGCCCGGCGCAGCGTCAACTCGGCCAGCCGCCGCGGATCCAGGTTGGCCGCCTTCGCCATCGCGGCCGTCCGTAGTGACTTGTCTGCCACGTCGCCGCTGAGCAGCCGGGCCAGAGTGGCCTCCGCGCCGCCCTCCTCGACCAGCGACCACACCGTCCGGTTCCCCGGCTCGGCCAGCCAGGTGAGGGCTACGCGTGCCGCCCGATCGCCCGCGTGAGCGGGTGGGTGGTCACTCACGGCGGTCTCCCATGCGCAGCTGGATCGCCTCGTTGACCTCGGCCCGGGTCGGTCGCTCGCGTCCGTCCAGGTCGGAAATTGTCCAGGCCAGGCGGAGCACACGGTCGAAGCCGCGGGCCGAGAGCAGACCTTTGTCGAGTGACGCTCGCAGGGTGTCGGTGTCGGCGCCGGGCAGCCGCCACGGCGCTCGCCGGAGCGTCGGCCCCGGCACTTCGGCGTTGACGCGCCAGCCCCCGCCCGCGGACCACCGTGCGGCCGACGCGGCCCGGGCCTCCGCCACCCGCCGGGCGACCTCGGCCGACGACGTCGCCCCGATGGCCGCCGTGGTCAGCTGGGCCGCTGTCAACGGCGCGAGGGTCAGCCGGATGTCGATCCGGTCGAGCAGTGGCCCGGACAGTTTGGCCTGATATCGCCGCCGCACTCCGGGCGGGCACGTGCAGTGATTGTCGCCGGCCGGGCTGGCGCAAGGACAAGGATTGGCCGCCAGCACGAGCTGAACCCGCGCCGGGAACTCGGTCGTGCCGCGCGACCGGGCCAGCACAACCCGGCCCGTCTCCAAGGGCTGCCGCAATGACTGCAAGGTGGCCGACTTGATCTCGGCCGCCTCGTCGAGGAACAGCACACCCCGGTGGGCCAGCGACAACGCTCCCGGCTGAGCCAGGCCGCTGCCGCCGCCGACGATCGCCGCCGTCGAGGCGGTGTGGTGGGGCGCCTGGTAGGGCGGCCGCCGCACCAGCCGCCCGTCCGGCGGCAGCACCCCCGCGATCGACTGCAACGCCGTCACCTCGAGCGCCGCCTCGTCGTCCAGTTCGGGCAGGATCGACGGCAGCCTCTCGGCGAGCATGGTCTTTCCGGCGCCGGGCGGCCCGAAGAGGGCCAGATGATGCCCGCCCGCGGCGGCGACCTCGAGGCCGTAGCGTCCCAGTTCCTGCCCCGCGACGTCGGCCAGGTCGGGACCGGACGGTGGCGGTCCCGGCTCCGGAGGCGGCGGGTCGAGCAGTTCACCCTCTTTACGCAGGAAGGCGACGAGCCGCCGCAGGCTGTCGACAGCCCGTACGGTAACCCCGGGCACCACGGTGGCCTCCCGGGCGTTGGCCGGCGGCACTATCACCTCGTTCAGTCCGGCCCGGACAGCCGCGGCCACCATCGGCAGGACTCCGCGCACCGCCCGCACCTGGCCGTCGAGACCCAGTTCGCCCAGCACCACCACTCCTTCGAGTTTCTCCAGCGGCAGCTCACCCGCGCCGGCCAGCAGCGAGGTGGCGATGGCCAGGTCGAACCCGCTGCCGTGCTTGGGCAGGGCGGCCGGCAGCAGGTTGACCGTGATCCGCCGGTTGGGCCACGACTGGCCTGAGTTGACCACCGCCGCCCGCACCCGATCGCGGGCCTCGTGCAGCGCGGTGTCGGGCAGCCCGGTCAGCACGACCGCTGGCAGTCCTTGGGACAGGTCGGCCTCGACCTCGACCACGTGCCCGGTCACCCCGAGCAGGCCGACGCAGAGGACGCGTGCGTAGCTCATCTCAGAACGCCGCGCGGATGTGCGTGATCCGGCTGGCGCTGCCGGCCCGGGGGAGCACCTCGACCACGTCGAAGCGGATCTCGCGGGGACGGATGCCAGCCTCGGAGAGCCATCGGAGCGCGAGGTGCCGCAGCTTGCTCACCTTGTGCCGGTTCACCGCGGCCGCCGGCGGGCCGAATCGGTCGCCGAGGCGCGTCTTGACCTCGCAGAACACGATGTCGTCGCCGTCGCGCAGCACGAGGTCGACCTCGCCGTCGGCGCAGCGCCAGTTCCGGTCGAGGATCACGAGCCCCTGCTCTTGGAGGTGCCGGGCGGCGACCTTTTCGCCGTACGCCCCCACCGCTCGCCTTTGCGTCGTCATGCCCGACAACCTGGACCGCCCGGGCCCGCCGCGCATCCCGCCCGGTCCATGATCTGTGGACAGAGCGCAACTGTGGAAAACCTCTGTGTCACCGTCGAGGCGTGTTATACGGCCAGCAGTGGCATTCGCGCTCGCAGTCACCTAAGTTGCGCTTCGTGGAAGGACGCCGCTACGCCGACGAGCCCGAGCCCAGCTGGTATTCCGGGCCGGGTCTGCACTCACGATCGACCGACTCGGAGGTGTCCGGTTCCATCCCGGTCGCCAACCCGTACGACTCCGGCATCCACGAGCGGCCGAGCGGCGCGTTCCGGCTGCCCGAGCAGCGGCCGACGGCGTCCTCGTACGCGAGCCTCGATCCGGTGACGTCGACCGGCAGCCACGCGCGCCCCTCCGAGCCGGAGCCGCGTGTCCCCGTACGGGGTCCGGAATACCCGACGGTCAAGCCCACCGGCGCCGCTGCGGCCGAGCCCACGGCTCTGGTCCCGCCGGTGGTGGAGCGGCCGCTGACCGAGCGGCGGGCGGAAAGCGTCTATCAGGCCAAGCGCCCGGTTTCGTCGTTCGTGATCGCCGCCGTCACGGCCGTCCTCATGATCCCGGTCGTGCGCCTGCTCGCCGACGCGACGTTCACCGGTGACCCGGCCGCCGGCGCCGTCGTGCCCGCCGTCCTGCTCACGCTGGGCTTCACGCTCACCGGTTTCGGGCTGTTCACCCTGGCGCGGGTCGGCCCGATCACGCGCGAGACGTGGCTGCGGCCCCCGGTGGCGTACCTCCCGGTGGGTCTGATCCTGCTGATCGGGGCCGGGCTGGCTGCCGCGTAAGGGCAGTCCGAAGCTTGGCGTATGCTGGTTGACGGCGACCGCCTCGTGCGGTCGACCTCGCGTGCCCTCTGTCAGGTCCCTCTCGTCGGGGCCGGCGGCGACGGCCCTCCCTGGTCTCGATCATCTCGGGTCCGACTGTGGCCGCCGACCGGGCACCAGGACGCTTGCCGCCGGCGAGCGTGACAACCAGGGATCCGTAGGAGTAATCACCATGGCCGTCGTGACCATGCGCCAGCTGCTGGAGAGCGGTGTCCACTTCGGGCACCAGACCCGGCGCTGGAACCCGAAGATGAAGCGCTTCATCTTCACCGAGCGTAACGGCATCTACATCATCGACCTGCGCCAGACGCTCGACTACATCGAGAAGGCGTACAGCTTCGTGCGGGACACCGTCGCCGAGGGTGGCCACATCCTCTTCGTCGGCACCAAGAAGCAGGCGCAGGAGGCCATCGCGGAGCAGGCGACCCGCGTCGGCCAGCCGTACGTGAACCACCGCTGGCTGGGCGGCATGCTCACCAACTTCCAGACCGTTTACAAGCGGCTCCAGCGCATGAAGGAGCTCGAGGCTCTGGGTGACCTGACCGGCACGGCCGCCGGGTACACCAAGAAGGAGACCCTGCAGCTCTACCGCGAGAAGACCAAGCTCTCGAAGACCCTCGGTGGCCTCCGTGACATGACCAAGACGCCGTCGGCGATCTGGGTCGTGGACACCAAGAAGGAGCACATCGCCGTCGACGAGGCCCGCAAGCTGGGCATCCCGGTCATCGCGGTGCTGGACACCAACTGCGACCCGGACGAGGTCGACTTCCCGATCCCGGGCAACGACGACGCGATCCGCTCCGCCGAGCTGCTCACCAAGGTCATCGCCGCGGCCGTCGCCGACGGTCTGATCGCCCGTTCCGGCCGTGGCCGTGGCGGTGCCGACGAGAAGCCCGAGCCGGGCACCGTCGCCGCCGGCGAGCCGCTGCCCGAGTGGGAGCGCGACCTCTACGAGGGCGCCGAGAAGAAGGCCGACGAGGCTCCCGCTGCCGAGGCCGCGGCCACCGAGCCCGTTCCGGCCGCTGCCGCGCCCGCCGAGTAAGTCACCGACGAACCTGACATCGAGAGAGAGTCATGGCTAACTACACCGCCGCGGACGTGAAGAAGCTCCGCGATCTGACCGGTGCCGGCATGATGGACTGCAAGAAGGCGCTCGAAGAGGCGTCCGGCGACTTCGACCAGGCCGTCGAGTTCCTGCGCATCAAGGGTGCGAAGGACGTCGGCAAGCGCGCCGGCCGCACCGCGGCCAACGGCATCGTCGCCCACTCGGGCAACGCGCTGCTCGAGCTGAACTGCGAGACCGACTTCGTCGCCAAGACCCCCGACTTCGTCGCGCTGGGTCAGCAGCTGGTCGAGTTCGGCGAGCAGAACAAGGTCGCCGACGCGGCCGGCCTGCTGGCCGCCACGCTGCCGGACGGCAAGACCGTCGCGGACACGGTCCAGGAGTACTCCGCCAAGATTGGCGAGAAGATCGTCCTGAACCGTTTCGTGGTCGTCGACGGCACCGTCGCGGTCTACCTGCACCGTAAGGCGCAGGACCTGCCGCCGCAGGTGGGCGTGCTGGTGGCGTACGAAGGCAAATCGGACGAGGCGGCCGACGCGGATGCCCGCGGCATCGGCATGCAGATCGCCGCCATGCGCCCGCGCTTCCTCACCCGTGACGAGGTGCCGGCCGACGTCGTCGAGTCCGAGCGCCGCATCGCCGAGGAGACGGCCAAGGAGGAGGGCAAGCCCGAGAAGGCCCTCCCCAAGATCGTTGAGGGCCGGGTGAACTCCTTCTTCAAGGACTTCGTCCTGCTCGAGCAGG from Paractinoplanes brasiliensis encodes the following:
- a CDS encoding pyridoxamine 5'-phosphate oxidase family protein, with amino-acid sequence MASWHEIEKDAPAFAARVKALFDAGTNKTIATLRRDGSPRISATEATFSDGELTFGSMAGSMKLRDIRRDPRLAMHAPTLEPPADNPESGPGDAKLAGVAVEIEPPPDWPHGEAGLFRIDIHEVVLTYVGVPADHLVIESWHTGRGHTRRTRV
- a CDS encoding GntR family transcriptional regulator; translated protein: MIDPSADRAVFRQLADLLRNQIESGELGPGEPLPSELRLAQEYGISRTTVRQAIGQLRTEGLVTVDRPRGTFVRVPEPTQLITLARGERAGARMPTDAERRKYRLGEGVPVLVVTGVDGAETVHPADRVQLTRP
- the dprA gene encoding DNA-processing protein DprA, with product MSDHPPAHAGDRAARVALTWLAEPGNRTVWSLVEEGGAEATLARLLSGDVADKSLRTAAMAKAANLDPRRLAELTLRRAERLGARIVVPGDEEWPERVQSLAVLTLEGTQRVNLDVRPPLCFWVRGEWPLGETLERSVAVVGARAASGYGVHATNEIAYGLAENGWTVVSGGAFGIDAAAHRAALAAGGRTVAVLACGVDRPYPLGNSAMFEQIAETGLLISEWPPGAEPLKHRFLIRNRVIAAATAGTVLVEAAARSGAIQTMGRVLALGRPAMVVPGPITSAMSVGCHELLRSRPDATLVTGPADVLETVGRIGEYQAVVPRGPEHRRDALDEESALILESVPRRGTITPEDLAVRAGLSLRLVLRRLSLLELTGLVERRGTGVALARGSR
- a CDS encoding YifB family Mg chelatase-like AAA ATPase → MSYARVLCVGLLGVTGHVVEVEADLSQGLPAVVLTGLPDTALHEARDRVRAAVVNSGQSWPNRRITVNLLPAALPKHGSGFDLAIATSLLAGAGELPLEKLEGVVVLGELGLDGQVRAVRGVLPMVAAAVRAGLNEVIVPPANAREATVVPGVTVRAVDSLRRLVAFLRKEGELLDPPPPEPGPPPSGPDLADVAGQELGRYGLEVAAAGGHHLALFGPPGAGKTMLAERLPSILPELDDEAALEVTALQSIAGVLPPDGRLVRRPPYQAPHHTASTAAIVGGGSGLAQPGALSLAHRGVLFLDEAAEIKSATLQSLRQPLETGRVVLARSRGTTEFPARVQLVLAANPCPCASPAGDNHCTCPPGVRRRYQAKLSGPLLDRIDIRLTLAPLTAAQLTTAAIGATSSAEVARRVAEARAASAARWSAGGGWRVNAEVPGPTLRRAPWRLPGADTDTLRASLDKGLLSARGFDRVLRLAWTISDLDGRERPTRAEVNEAIQLRMGDRRE
- a CDS encoding YraN family protein: MTTQRRAVGAYGEKVAARHLQEQGLVILDRNWRCADGEVDLVLRDGDDIVFCEVKTRLGDRFGPPAAAVNRHKVSKLRHLALRWLSEAGIRPREIRFDVVEVLPRAGSASRITHIRAAF
- the rpsB gene encoding 30S ribosomal protein S2, which gives rise to MAVVTMRQLLESGVHFGHQTRRWNPKMKRFIFTERNGIYIIDLRQTLDYIEKAYSFVRDTVAEGGHILFVGTKKQAQEAIAEQATRVGQPYVNHRWLGGMLTNFQTVYKRLQRMKELEALGDLTGTAAGYTKKETLQLYREKTKLSKTLGGLRDMTKTPSAIWVVDTKKEHIAVDEARKLGIPVIAVLDTNCDPDEVDFPIPGNDDAIRSAELLTKVIAAAVADGLIARSGRGRGGADEKPEPGTVAAGEPLPEWERDLYEGAEKKADEAPAAEAAATEPVPAAAAPAE
- the tsf gene encoding translation elongation factor Ts; protein product: MANYTAADVKKLRDLTGAGMMDCKKALEEASGDFDQAVEFLRIKGAKDVGKRAGRTAANGIVAHSGNALLELNCETDFVAKTPDFVALGQQLVEFGEQNKVADAAGLLAATLPDGKTVADTVQEYSAKIGEKIVLNRFVVVDGTVAVYLHRKAQDLPPQVGVLVAYEGKSDEAADADARGIGMQIAAMRPRFLTRDEVPADVVESERRIAEETAKEEGKPEKALPKIVEGRVNSFFKDFVLLEQASVVDNKKTVKQIADEAGLTITRFVRFEVGQE